In a genomic window of Verrucomicrobiota bacterium:
- a CDS encoding GAF domain-containing protein, with protein MTGIEPQDVVVRSPRKILVPLFQQRFARRRYRRAHPVATFGGLPLFRKTGKLVGTTTCHGHHPKRFDKVELRTARIKAIGA; from the coding sequence ATCACCGGCATAGAACCGCAAGACGTCGTCGTCCGGTCGCCGCGCAAAATCCTTGTCCCACTTTTCCAGCAACGCTTTGCGCGCCGCCGGTATCGAAGGGCACACCCAGTTGCCACGTTCGGTGGCCTGCCACTCTTTCGGAAAACCGGTAAGCTCGTTGGGACGACAACCTGTCACGGTCATCATCCCAAACGATTTGACAAAGTCGAACTGCGCACCGCCCGCATAAAAGCAATTGGCGCCTGA